The Balaenoptera acutorostrata chromosome 10, mBalAcu1.1, whole genome shotgun sequence genome has a window encoding:
- the LOC103006169 gene encoding sorting nexin-5: MLQARVAMAAVPELLQQQEEDRSKLRSVSVDLNVDPSLQIDIPDALGERDKVKFTVHTKTTLPTFQSPEFSVTRQHEDFVWLHDTLIETTDYAGLIIPPAPAKPDFDRPREKMQKLREGEGSMTKEESAKMKQELEAEYLAVFKKTVSSHEVFLQRLSSHPVLSKDRNFHIFLEYDQDLSVRRKNTKEMFGGFFKSVVKSADEVLLSGVKEVDDFFEQEKHFLSNYYDRIKGSCAKADRMTSAHKNVADDYIHTAACLHSLALEEPTVIKKYLLKAAELFEKLRKVESRVSSDEDLKLTELLRYYMLNIETAKDLLYRRTKALIDHENSNKALDKARLKSKDVKLAEAHQQECCQKFEQLSESAKEELINFKRKRVAAFRKNLIEMSELEIKHARNNVSLLQSCIDLFKNN; encoded by the coding sequence ATGCTCCAGGCCCGCGTCGCCATGGCTGCGGTTCCCGAGTTGCTGCAGCAGCAGGAGGAGGACCGCAGCAAGCTGAGATCTGTATCAGTGGACCTGAATGTTGACCCCTCGCTTCAGATTGACATACCTGATGCACTCGGTGAGAGGGATAAAGTCAAATTTACAGTGCACACCAAGACCACGCTGCCCACGTTTCAGAGCCCAGAGTTTTCTGTTACAAGGCAACATGAAGACTTTGTGTGGTTACATGACACTCTTATTGAAACTACAGACTATGCTGGGCTTATTATTCCGCCCGCGCCTGCAAAGCCTGACTTCGACCGCCCTCGAGAGAAGATGCAGAAACTGCGAGAGGGTGAAGGGTCTATGACCAAAGAAGAATCTGCCAAGATGAAGCAAGAGCTGGAAGCTGAGTATCTCGCGGTCTTCAAGAAGACTGTGTCTTCCCATGAAGTCTTTCTTCAGCGGCTCTCCTCTCACCCTGTTCTCAGTAAAGATCGCAACTTTCACATTTTCCTGGAATATGATCAAGATCTAAGTGTCAGGCGGAAAAATACTAAAGAGATGTTTGGTGGCTTTTTCAAAAGTGTGGTGAAAAGTGCTGATGAAGTCCTTCTTTCAGGAGTTAAGGAGGTAGATGACTTCTTTGAGCAAGAGAAGCATTTCCTCAGTAACTATTACGATAGGATCAAGGGTTCCTGTGCAAAGGCTGACAGAATGACCAGCGCTCATAAAAATGTAGCAGATGATTACATCCACACCGCAGCCTGCTTGCATAGCCTGGCTTTAGAAGAGCCCACGGTCATCAAAAAGTACCTGTTGAAGGCGGCTGAGCTATTTGAAAAACTTAGGAAAGTAGAGAGTCGAGTCTCCTCAGATGAAGACTTAAAGCTGACAGAGCTCCTCCGATACTACATGCTCAACATAGAGACTGCTAAGGATCTCTTATACAGACGCACTAAAGCCCTCATTGACCATGAGAATTCAAACAAGGCATTGGATAAGGCCCGGTTAAAAAGCAAAGATGTCAAGCTGGCTGAGGCACACCAGCAGGAATGCTGCCAGAAATTTGAACAGCTTTCTGAATCTGCAAAAGAAGAGCTAATCAATTTCAAACGAAAGAGAGTGGCAGCATTTAGGAAGAATCTGATTGAAATGTCTGAACTGGAAATAAAGCATGCCAGGAACAACGTCTCCCTCCTGCAGAGCTGCATCGACTTGTTCAAGAACAACTGA